The following are encoded together in the Odocoileus virginianus isolate 20LAN1187 ecotype Illinois chromosome 28, Ovbor_1.2, whole genome shotgun sequence genome:
- the LOC110129404 gene encoding glutathione S-transferase P has product MPPYTIVYFPVQGRCEAMRMLLADQDQSWKEEVVAMQTWLQGPLKASCLYGQLPKFQDGDLTLYQSNAILRHLGRTLGLYGKDQQEAALVDMVNDGVEDLRCKYVSLIYTNYEAGKEDYVKALPQHLKPFETLLSQNKGGQAFIVGDQISFADYNLLDLLRIHQVLSPSCLDSFPLLSAYVARLNSRPKLKAFLASPEHVNRPINGNGKQ; this is encoded by the exons A TGCCGCCCTACACCATTGTCTACTTCCCGGTTCAAG ggcgcTGCGAGGCCATGCGCATGCTGCTGGCCGACCAGGACCAGAGCTGGAAGGAGGAGGTGGTGGCCATGCAGACCTGGCTGCAGGGCCCCCTCAAGGCCTCCTGC CTGTACGGGCAGCTCCCCAAGTTCCAGGACGGAGACCTCACGCTGTACCAGTCCAATGCCATCCTGCGACACCTGGGCCGCACCCTCG GGCTGTATGGGAAGGACCAGCAGGAGGCGGCCCTGGTGGACATGGTGAATGATGGCGTGGAGGACCTTCGCTGCAAATACGTCTCCCTCATTTACACCAACTAC GAGGCGGGCAAGGAGGACTATGTGAAGGCACTGCCCCAGCACCTGAAGCCTTTCGAGACCCTGCTGTCCCAGAACAAGGGTGGCCAGGCCTTCATCGTGGGCGACCAG ATCTCCTTTGCGGACTACAACCTGCTGGACCTGCTTCGGATTCACCAGGTCCTGTCCCCCAGTTGCCTGGACTCCTTCCCCCTGCTCTCAGCCTACGTGGCCCGCCTCAACTCCCGGCCCAAGCTCAAGGCCTTCCTGGCCTCCCCGGAGCACGTGAACCGGCCCATCAACGGCAACGGGAAACAGTGA